A window of Geotrypetes seraphini chromosome 16, aGeoSer1.1, whole genome shotgun sequence genomic DNA:
CACACCTCCCCTAGTACCACTGTCACTAGCACAGAAACTACAACTCAAACCTCCCCTAGTTCCACTATCACCATCACAGAAACTACAACTCAAATTTCCCCTAGTACCACTGTCACTAGCACAGAAACAAGTACTGAAACTTTTCCAAGTGTAACTAGCACCAGTACAGAGACAAGTACTCAATCCTCCCCTAGTACCATTGTCACTAGCACAGAGACTACAACTCAAACCTCTCCTAGTACCACTGTCACTAGCACAGAGACTGCAACTCAAAGCTCCCCTAGTACAATTGTCACCATCACAGAGACTACAACTCATACCTCCCCTAGTACCACTGTCACCATCACAGAAACTACAACTCAAACCTCTCCTAGTACCACTGCCACTAGCACAGAGACAAGTACTGAAATTTCGCCAAGTGTAACTAGCACCAGCTCAGGGACAAGTACTCAAACCTCCCCTAGTACCACTGTCATTAGCACAGAGACTACAACCCAAACCTCTCCTCGTACCACTGTCACTAGCACAGAGACAAGTACTAAAAGTTCTCCAAGTGTAACTAGCACCAGCACAGAGACAAGTACTCAAACCTCCCCTAGTACCACTGTCACTAGCACAAAGACTACAACCCAAACCTCTCCTCGTACCACTGTCACTAGCACAGAGACAAGTACTGAAACTTCTCCAAGTGTAACTAGCACCACCACAGAGACAAGTACACAAACCTCACTTAGTACCATTGTCACCAGCACAGAGCCTACAACTCAAACCTCTTCTAGTACCACTGTCACTAGCACAGAACCTACAACTCACACCTCCCCTAGTACCACTGTCACTAGCACAGAAACTACAACTCAAACCTCTCTTAGTACCACTGTCACTAGCACAGAGAAAATTACTGAAACTTCTCCAAGTGTAACTAGCACAGACACAAGTACTCAAACCTCCCCTAGTACCACTGTCACTAGCACAGAGACAAGTACTGAAACTACTAAAAGTGTAACTAGCACAGACACAAGTACTCAAACCTCCCCTAGTACCACTGTCACTAGCACACAGACAAGTACTGAAACTTCACCAAGTGTCACTAGAACAAGCACAGAGACAAGTTCTCAAACCTCCCCTAGTACAACTGTCATTACCACAGAGCCTACAATTCACACCTCCCCTAGTACCACTGTCACTAGCACAGAGCCTACAATTCATACCTCCCCTAGTACCACTGTCACTAGCACAGAATCTACAACTCAAACCTCCTCTAGTACCACTGTCATCATTACAGAAACTACAACTCAAACTTCCCCTAGTAGTATTGTCACTAGCACAGAGAGAAGTACAGAAACTACTCCAAGTGTAACTAGCACCAGTTCAGGGACAAGTAATCAAAGCTCCCCTAGTACCACTGTCACCATCACAAAAACTACAACTCAAATTTCCCCTAGTAGTATTGTCACTAGCACAGAGAGAAATACAGAAACTACTCCAAGTGTAACTAGCACCAGCACAGAGACAAGTACTCAAACCTCCCCTAGTACCACTGTCACCATCACAGAACCTACAACTCAAACCTCCACTAGTACCACTGTCACCACCACAGAGACAAGTACTGAAACTACTCCAAGTCTAACTAGCACCAGCACAGAGACAAGTACTCAAACATTCCCTAGTACCACTGTCACCATCACAGAGACTACAACTCAAACCTCCCCTAGTACCACTGTCAGCAGCATAGAGTCTACAACTCATACCTCCCCTAATACCACTGTCACTAGCACAGAAACTAAAACTCAAACCTCACCTAGTTCCACTGTAACCATGACAGAAACTACAACTCACACTTCCCCTAGTACCACTGTCACTACTACAGAGACAAGTACTGATACTTCTCCAATTGTAACTAGCACCAGCACAGAGACAAGTACTCAAACCTCCCCTAGTACCATTGTCACTAGCACAGAGGCTACAACTCAAACCTTTCCTATTACCACTGTCACTAGCACAGAGACAAGTACTGAAACTACTAAAAGTGTAACTAGCACAGACACAAGTACTCAAACCTCCCCTAGTACCACTGTCACTAGCACACAGACAAGTACTGAAACTTCACCAAGTGTCACTAGCACAAGCACAGAGACAAGTTCTCAAACCTCCCCTAGTACAACTGTCATTACCACAGAGCCTACAATTCACACCTCCCCTAGTACCACTGTCACTAGCACAGAGCCTACAATTCATACCTCCCCTAATACCACTGTCACTAGCACAGAAATTACAACTCAAACCTCCTCTAGTACCACTGTCATCATCACAGAAACTACAACTCAAACTTCCCCTAGTAGTATTGTCACTAGCACAGAGAGAAGTACAGAAACTACTCCAAGTGTAACTAGCACCAGTTCAGGGACAAGTAATCAAAGCTCCCCTAGTACCACTGTCACCATCACAAAAACTACAACTCAAATTTCCCCTAGTAGTATTGTCACTAGCACAGAGAAAAGTACAGAAACTACTCCAAGTGTAACTAGCACCAGCACAGAGACAAGTACTCAAACCTCCCCTAGTACCACTGTCACCATCACAGAACCTACAACTCAAACCTCCACTAGTACCACTGTCACCACCACAGAGACAAGTACTGAAACTACTCCAAGTCTAACTAGCACCAGCACAGAGACAAGTACTCAAACATTCCCTAGTACCACTGTCACCATCACAGAGACTACAACTCAAACCTCCCCTAGTACCACTGTCAGCAGCATAGAGTCTACAACTCATACCTCCCCTAATACCACTGTCACTAGCACAGAAACTACAACTCAAACCTCACCTAGTTCCACTGTAACCATGACAGAAACTACAACTCACACTTCCCCTAGTACCACTGTCACTACTACAGAGACAAGTACTGATACTTCTCCAATTGTAACTAGCACCAGCACAGAGACAGGTACTCAAACCTCCCCTAGTACCATTGTCACTAGCACAGAGGCTACAACTCAAACCTCTCCTATTACCACTGTCACTAGCACAGAGACAAGTACTGAAAGTTCTCCAAGTGTCACTAGCACAAGCACAGAGATAAGTACTCAAACTTCCACTAGTACAACTGTCACTAAAACAGAGCCTACAATGCAAACCTCCCCTAGTACCACTGTCACCAGCACAGAGCCTACAACTCAAACCTCCCCTAGTACCACTGTCACTAGCACAGACACTAAAACTCACACCTGCCCTAGTACCACTGTCACTAGCACAGAAACTACAACTCAAATTTCCCCTAGTACCACTGTCACTAGCACAGAAACAAGTACTGAAACTTTTCCAAGTGTAACTAGCACCAGTACAGAGACAAGTACTCAATCCTCCCCTAGTACCATTGTCACTAGCACAGAGACTACAACTCAAACCTCTCCTAGTACCACTGTCACTAGCACAGAGACTGCAACTCAAAGCTCCCCTAGTACAATTGTCACCATCACAGAGACTACAACTCAAACCTCCCCTAGTACCACTGTCACCATCACAGAAACTACAACTCAAACCTCTCCTAGTACCACTGCCACTAGCACAGAGACAAGTACTGAAATTTCTCCAAGTGTAACTAGCACCAGCTCAGGGACAAGTACTCAAACCTCCCCTAGTACCTCTGTCACTAGCACAGAGACTACAACCCAAACCTCTCCTCGTACCACTGTCACTAGCACAGAGACAAGTACTAAAAGTTCTCCAAGTGTAACTAGCACCAGCACAGAGACAAGTACTCAAACCTCCCCTAGTACCACTGTCACTAGCACAAAGACTACAACCCAAACCTCTCCTCGTACCACTGTCACTAGCACAGAGACAAGTACTGAAACTTCTCCAAGTGTAACTAGCACCACCACAGAGAGAAGTACACAAACCTCACCTAGTACCATTGTCACCAGCACAGAGCCTACAACTCAAACCTCCACTAGTACCACTGTCACCACCACAGAGACAAGTACTGAAACTACTCCAAGTCTAACTAGCACCAGCACAGAGACAAGTACTCAAACATTCCCTAGTACCACTGTCACCATCACAGAGACTACAACTCAAACCTCCCCTAGTACCACTGTCAGCAGCATAGAGTCCACAACTCATACCTCCCCTAATACCACTGTCACTAGCACAGAAACTACAACTCAAACCTCACCTAGTTCCACTGTAACCATGACAGAAACTACAACTCACACTTCCCCTAGTACCACTGTCACTACTACAGAGACAAGTACTGATACTTCTCCAATTGTAACTAGCACCAGCACAGAGACAAGTACTCAAACCTCCCCTAGTACCATTGTCACTAGCACAGAGGCTACAACTCAAACCTCTCCTATTACCACTGTCACTAGCACAGAGACAAGTACTGAAAGTTCTCCAAGTGTCACTAGCACAAGCACAGAGATAAGTACTCAAACTTCCACTAGTACAACTGTCACTAAAACAGAGCCTACAATGCAAACCTCCCCTAGTACCACTGTCACCAGCACAGAGCCTACAACTCAAACCTCCCCTAGTACCACTGTCACTAGCACAGAGACTAAAACTCACACCTCCCCTAGTACCACTGTCACTAGCACAGAAACTACAACTCAAACCTCCCCTAGTTCAACTATCACCATCACAGAAACTACAACTCAAATTTCCCCTAGTACCACTGTCACTAGCACAGAAACAAGTACTGAAACTTTTCCAAGTGTAACTAGCACCAGTACAGAGACAAGTACTCAATCCTCCCCTAGTACCATTGTCACTAGCACAGAGACTACAACTCAAACCTCTCCTAGTACCACTGTCACTAGCACAGAGACTGCAACTCAAAGCTCCCCTAGTACAATTGTCACCATCACAGAGACTACAACTCAAACCTCCCCTAGTACCACTGTCACCATCACAGAAACTACAACTCAAACCTCTCCTAGTACCACTGCCACTAGCACAGAGACAAGTACTGAAATTTCTCCAAGTGTAACTAGTACCAGCTCAGGGACAAGTACTCAAACCTCCTCTAGTACCTCTGTCACTAGCACAGAACCTACAACTCACACCTACCCTAGTACCACTGTCACTAGCACAGAAACTATAACTCAAACCTCCTCTAGTACCACTGTCACAAGCACAGAGCCTACAACTCAAACCTCTCCTAGTACCACTGTCACTAGCATAGAGACAAGTACTGAAACTACTAAAAGTGTAACTAGCACAGACAGAAGTACTCAAACCTCCCCTAGTACCACTGTCACTAGCACACAGACAAGTACTAAAACTTCTCCAAGTGTCACTAGAACAAGCACAGAGACAAGTACTCAAACCTCCCCTAGTACAACTGTCATTAGCACAGAGCCTACAATTCACACCTCCCCTAGTACCACTGTCACTAGCACAGAAACTACAACTCAAACCTCCCCTAGTACCACTGTCACCATCACAGAAACTACAACTCATACCTCCCCCAGTACCATTGTCATTACCACAGAGACAAGTACTGAAACTACTCCAAGTGTAACTAGCACCAGCACAGAGACAAGTACTCAAACCTCCCCAAGTACCACTGTCACCATCACAGAACCTACATCTGAAACCTCCACTAGTACCACAGTCACCACCACAGAGACAAGTACTGAAACTACTCCAAGTCTAACTAGCACCAGCACAGAGACAAGATTTCAAACATTCCCTAGTACCACTGTCACCATCACAGAGTCTACAACTCATACCTCCCCTAATACCACTGTCACTAGCACAGAAACTACAACTCAAACCTCACCTAGTTCCACTGTAACCATGACAGAAACTATAACTCAAACTTCCCCTAGTACCACAGAGACAAGTACTGATACTTCTCCAAGTGTAACTAGCACCACCACAGAGACAAGTACTCAAACCTCACCTAGTACCATTGTCACCACCACAGAGCCTACAACTCAAACCTCTTCTAGTACCACAGTCACTAGCACAGAGACAAGTACTGAAACTTCTCCAAGTGTAACTAGCACCACCATTGAGACAAGTACTCAAACCTCCCCTAGTACCACTGTCACTAGCACAGAGACTACAACCCAAACCTCTCCTCGTACCACTGTCACTAGCACAGAGAGTGCAAATGAAAGCTCCCCTAGTACCATTCTCACCATCACAGAGACTACAACTCAAACCTCCCCTAGTACTACTGTCACCATCACAGAAACTACAACTCAAACCTCCCCTAGTACCACTGTCACTAGCACAGAGATAAGTACTGAAACTTCTCCAAGTATAACTAGCACCACCACTGAGACAAGTACTCAAACCTCCCCTAGTACCACTGTCACTAGCACAGAGACTACAACCCAAACCTCTCCTCGTACCACTGTCACTAGCACAGAGAGTGCAAATGAAAGCTCCCCTAGTACCATTCTCACCATCACAGAGACTACAACTCAAACCTCCCCTAGTACTACTGTCACCATCACAGAAACTACAACTCAAACCTCCCCTAGTACCACTGTCACTAGCACAGAGATAAGTACTGAAACTTCTCCAAGTATAACTAGCACCACCACTGAGACAAGTACTCAAACCTCCCCTAGCACCACTGTCACTAGCACAGAGACTACAACCCAAACCTCTCCTCGTACCACTGTTACTAGCACAGAGACAAGTACTAAAAGCTCTCCAAGTGTATCTAGCACCATCTCAGGGACAAATCCTCAAACCTCCCCTAGTACCACTGTTACTAGCACAGAGACTGCAACTCAAAGCTCCCCTAGTACCATTGTCACCATCACAGAGACTACAACTCAAACCTCCCCTAGTACCACTGTCACAAACATAGAAACTACAACTCAAACCTCTCCTAGTACCACTGTCACTATCACAGAGACAAGTACTGAAACTTCTCCAACTGTCACTAGCACCAGCAGAGAGACAAGTTCTCAAATCTCTCCTCGTACCACTGTCACCAGCACAGAGCCTACATCTCAAACCTCCCCTAGTACCTTTGTCACTAGCACAGAAAATACAACTCAAACCTCCTCTAGTACCACTGTCACCAGCACAGAGCCTAAAACTCAAACCTCTCCTAGAACCACTGTCACTAGCATAGAAAAAATTACTGAAAATTCTCCAAGTGTAACTAGCACCAGCTCAGGGACAAGTACTCAAACCTCCCCTAGTACCACTGTCACTAGCACAGAGACTGCAACTCAAAGTTCCCCTAGTACCATTGTCACCATCACAGAGACTACAACTCAAACCTCCCCTAGTACCACTGTCACCAACACAGAAACTACAACTCAAACCTCTCCTAGTACCACTGTCACTATCACAGAGACAAGTACTGAAACTTCTCCAACTGTCACTAGCACCAGCAGAGAGACAAGTTCTCAAATCTCTCCTCGTACCACTGTCACCAGCACAGAGCCTACATCTCAAACCTCCCCTAGTACCTTTGTCACTAGCACAGAAAATTCAACTCAAACCTCCTCTAGTACCACTGTCACCAGCACAGAGCCGACAACTCAAACCTCTCCTAGTACCACTGTCACTAGCACAGAGAGTGCAAATGAAAGCTCCCCTAGTACCATTCTCACCATCACAGAGACTACAACTCAAACCTCCCCTAGTACTACTGTCACCATCACAGAAACTACAACTCAAACCTCCCCTAGTACCACTGTCACTAGCACAGAGACAAGTACTGAAACTTCTCCAAGTGTAACTAGCACCACCACTGAGACAAGTACTCAAACCTCCCCTAGTACCACTGTCACTAGCACAGAGACTACAAACCAAACCTCTCCTCGTACCACTGTTACTAGCACAGAGACAAGTACTAAAAGTTCTACAAGTGTATCTAGCACCAACACAGAGACAAGTAGTCAAAACTCCCCTAGTACCACTGTCACTAGCACAAAGACTACAACCCAAACCTCTCCTAGTACCACTGTCACTAGCACAGAACCTACAACTCACACCTACCCTAGTACCACTGTCACTAGCACAGAAACTACAACTCAAACCTCTCTTATTACCACTGTCACTAGCACAGAGAAAATTACTGAAACATCTCCAAGTGTAACTAGCACCACCAGAGAGACAAGTAATCAAACCTCCCCTAGTACCATTGTCACCAGCCCAGAGCCTACAACTCAAACGTTCCCTAGTACCACTGTCACTAGCACAGAGACTGCAACTCAAAGCTCCTCTAGTACCACTGTCACTAGCACAGGGACAAGTACTGATTCTTCTCCAAGTGTAACTAGCACCACCACAGAGACAAGTACTCAAACCTCACCTAGTACCACTGTTACTAGCACAGAGACTGCAACTCAAAGCTTCCCTAGTACCATTGTCACCATCACAGAGATTACAACTCAAACCTCCCCTAGTACCACTGTCACTAGCACAGAGACAAGTACTGAAACTTCTCCAACTGTCACTAGCACCAGCAGAGAGACAAGTACTCAAACCTCTCTTCGTACTACTGTCACCAGCACAGAGCCTACATCTCAAACCTCCCCTAGTACCTTTGTCACTAGCACAGAGACTAGAACTCAAACATCCCCTTTTACCACTGTCACTAGGAGAGAGACAAGTACTGAAACTACTGCAAGTGTAACTAGCATCAGCTCAGAAACAAGTATTCAAACCTCCCCTAGTATCACTGTCACCAGCAGAGAGCTTACAACTCAAACCTCCCCTAGTACCACTGTCACTAGCACACAGACAAGTACTGAAACTTCTCCAAGTGTAACTAGCACCACCACAGAGACAAGTACTCAAACCTCAGCTAGTACCATTGTCACCAGCACAGAGCCTACAACTCAA
This region includes:
- the LOC117350154 gene encoding serine-rich adhesin for platelets-like isoform X1 produces the protein MRDLNGNNYRNILNLNEISELESNNSQRYKTNFGNITKESSIQTSPGKTDHSTYISPTKTVISKGIRSKISSTTNDTSTVASTPTYPRTTIATTETTTKTYPTTTVNSTKTSTYTSLNTTSISTHNSTITTITTTERTSETFPTTTITSLETMTHNTPSTTVTSTEPTTHTSPSTTVTSTETSTKTSPSVTSTSLGTSTQTSPSTTVTSTETSTETSPSVTSTDTSTQISPSTTVTSTETSTETTKSVTSTDTSTQTSLSTTVTSTQTSTETSPSVTSTSTETSTQTSPSTTVITTEPTIHTSPSTTVTSTEPTIHTSPSTIVTSTETTTQTSSSTTVIITETTTQTSPSSIVTSTERSTETTPSVTSTSSGTSNQSSPSTTVTITETTTQTSPSSIVTSTERSTETTPSVTSTSTETSTQTSHSTTVTITEPTTQTSTSTTVTTTETSTETTPSLTSTSIETSTQTFPSTTVTITENTTQTSPSTTVSSIESTTHTSPNTTVTSTETTTQTSPSSTVTMTETTTHTSPSTTVTTTETSTDTSPIVTSTSTETSTQTFPSTIVTSTEATTQTSPITTVTSTETSTESSPSVTSTSTEISTQTSTSTTVTKTEPTMQTSPSTTVTSTEPTTQTSPSTTVTSTETKTHTSPSTTVTSTETTTQTSPSSTITITETTTQISPSTTVTSTETSTETFPSVTSTSTETSTQSSPSTIVTSTETTTQTSPSTTVTSTETATQSSPSTIVTITETTTHTSPSTTVTITETTTQTSPSTTATSTETSTEISPSVTSTSSGTSTQTSPSTTVISTETTTQTSPRTTVTSTETSTKSSPSVTSTSTETSTQTSPSTTVTSTKTTTQTSPRTTVTSTETSTETSPSVTSTTTETSTQTSLSTIVTSTEPTTQTSSSTTVTSTEPTTHTSPSTTVTSTETTTQTSLSTTVTSTEKITETSPSVTSTDTSTQTSPSTTVTSTETSTETTKSVTSTDTSTQTSPSTTVTSTQTSTETSPSVTRTSTETSSQTSPSTTVITTEPTIHTSPSTTVTSTEPTIHTSPSTTVTSTESTTQTSSSTTVIITETTTQTSPSSIVTSTERSTETTPSVTSTSSGTSNQSSPSTTVTITKTTTQISPSSIVTSTERNTETTPSVTSTSTETSTQTSPSTTVTITEPTTQTSTSTTVTTTETSTETTPSLTSTSTETSTQTFPSTTVTITETTTQTSPSTTVSSIESTTHTSPNTTVTSTETKTQTSPSSTVTMTETTTHTSPSTTVTTTETSTDTSPIVTSTSTETSTQTSPSTIVTSTEATTQTFPITTVTSTETSTETTKSVTSTDTSTQTSPSTTVTSTQTSTETSPSVTSTSTETSSQTSPSTTVITTEPTIHTSPSTTVTSTEPTIHTSPNTTVTSTEITTQTSSSTTVIITETTTQTSPSSIVTSTERSTETTPSVTSTSSGTSNQSSPSTTVTITKTTTQISPSSIVTSTEKSTETTPSVTSTSTETSTQTSPSTTVTITEPTTQTSTSTTVTTTETSTETTPSLTSTSTETSTQTFPSTTVTITETTTQTSPSTTVSSIESTTHTSPNTTVTSTETTTQTSPSSTVTMTETTTHTSPSTTVTTTETSTDTSPIVTSTSTETGTQTSPSTIVTSTEATTQTSPITTVTSTETSTESSPSVTSTSTEISTQTSTSTTVTKTEPTMQTSPSTTVTSTEPTTQTSPSTTVTSTDTKTHTCPSTTVTSTETTTQISPSTTVTSTETSTETFPSVTSTSTETSTQSSPSTIVTSTETTTQTSPSTTVTSTETATQSSPSTIVTITETTTQTSPSTTVTITETTTQTSPSTTATSTETSTEISPSVTSTSSGTSTQTSPSTSVTSTETTTQTSPRTTVTSTETSTKSSPSVTSTSTETSTQTSPSTTVTSTKTTTQTSPRTTVTSTETSTETSPSVTSTTTERSTQTSPSTIVTSTEPTTQTSTSTTVTTTETSTETTPSLTSTSTETSTQTFPSTTVTITETTTQTSPSTTVSSIESTTHTSPNTTVTSTETTTQTSPSSTVTMTETTTHTSPSTTVTTTETSTDTSPIVTSTSTETSTQTSPSTIVTSTEATTQTSPITTVTSTETSTESSPSVTSTSTEISTQTSTSTTVTKTEPTMQTSPSTTVTSTEPTTQTSPSTTVTSTETKTHTSPSTTVTSTETTTQTSPSSTITITETTTQISPSTTVTSTETSTETFPSVTSTSTETSTQSSPSTIVTSTETTTQTSPSTTVTSTETATQSSPSTIVTITETTTQTSPSTTVTITETTTQTSPSTTATSTETSTEISPSVTSTSSGTSTQTSSSTSVTSTEPTTHTYPSTTVTSTETITQTSSSTTVTSTEPTTQTSPSTTVTSIETSTETTKSVTSTDRSTQTSPSTTVTSTQTSTKTSPSVTRTSTETSTQTSPSTTVISTEPTIHTSPSTTVTSTETTTQTSPSTTVTITETTTHTSPSTIVITTETSTETTPSVTSTSTETSTQTSPSTTVTITEPTSETSTSTTVTTTETSTETTPSLTSTSTETRFQTFPSTTVTITESTTHTSPNTTVTSTETTTQTSPSSTVTMTETITQTSPSTTETSTDTSPSVTSTTTETSTQTSPSTIVTTTEPTTQTSSSTTVTSTETSTETSPSVTSTTIETSTQTSPSTTVTSTETTTQTSPRTTVTSTESANESSPSTILTITETTTQTSPSTTVTITETTTQTSPSTTVTSTEISTETSPSITSTTTETSTQTSPSTTVTSTETTTQTSPRTTVTSTESANESSPSTILTITETTTQTSPSTTVTITETTTQTSPSTTVTSTEISTETSPSITSTTTETSTQTSPSTTVTSTETTTQTSPRTTVTSTETSTKSSPSVSSTISGTNPQTSPSTTVTSTETATQSSPSTIVTITETTTQTSPSTTVTNIETTTQTSPSTTVTITETSTETSPTVTSTSRETSSQISPRTTVTSTEPTSQTSPSTFVTSTENTTQTSSSTTVTSTEPKTQTSPRTTVTSIEKITENSPSVTSTSSGTSTQTSPSTTVTSTETATQSSPSTIVTITETTTQTSPSTTVTNTETTTQTSPSTTVTITETSTETSPTVTSTSRETSSQISPRTTVTSTEPTSQTSPSTFVTSTENSTQTSSSTTVTSTEPTTQTSPSTTVTSTESANESSPSTILTITETTTQTSPSTTVTITETTTQTSPSTTVTSTETSTETSPSVTSTTTETSTQTSPSTTVTSTETTNQTSPRTTVTSTETSTKSSTSVSSTNTETSSQNSPSTTVTSTKTTTQTSPSTTVTSTEPTTHTYPSTTVTSTETTTQTSLITTVTSTEKITETSPSVTSTTRETSNQTSPSTIVTSPEPTTQTFPSTTVTSTETATQSSSSTTVTSTGTSTDSSPSVTSTTTETSTQTSPSTTVTSTETATQSFPSTIVTITEITTQTSPSTTVTSTETSTETSPTVTSTSRETSTQTSLRTTVTSTEPTSQTSPSTFVTSTETRTQTSPFTTVTRRETSTETTASVTSISSETSIQTSPSITVTSRELTTQTSPSTTVTSTQTSTETSPSVTSTTTETSTQTSASTIVTSTEPTTQTSTSTTVTVTETATQISPSTTVTGTETTTQTSPSTTDTSTETSTKSSASVTSTSTEINTQTSPSSTVTSTEPTTHTYPGTTVTSTETTTQTSPSTTVTSTETATQSSPSTTVTITETTTQTSPSTTVTSTEKITETSPSVTSTSSGTSTQTSPSTTVTSTETSTEISPSVTSTSSGSSTQTSPSTIVTITEPTTQTSPSTTVTSTEKITETSPSITRTITETSTQITRRTIIISTEPTTQMFPSTTVTSTETSTETSPSVTSTSSGTSTQTSPSTTVTSTETANESSPSTILTITETTTQTSPSTTVTITETTTQTSPSITVTSTETTTQTSPSTTVTSTETSTETSPSVTSTTTETSTQTSPSTIVTSTEPTTQTSPSTTVTITETTTQISPSTTVTGTETTTQSSHSTSVTSTETATQSSPITIFTITETTTQTSPSTTVTSTETSTEISPSVTSTSSGTSTQTSPSTTVTSTETATQSSPSTIVTITETTTQTSPSTTVTSTETSTEISPTVTSTSRETSTQTSPRTTVTSTETTTQTSPSTTVTSTETSTETSPSVTSTSAETSTQSSPSTTVAITETTIQTSPSSTVNSTDTSTKTIPSVTSTSSGTSTQTSLSTTVTNTEPTIQTSPSTTVTNTETTTQTYSSATVIITETTTQTSPSTTVTITETTTQSSPSTTVTSTETSTEISPSVTSTSSGTSTQTSPSTTVTSTELTTQTSPSTTVTSTQTNTETSPSVTSTSAETSTQTSPSTIVTSTEPTTQTSSSTTVTSTKTTTQTSPSTTVTSTETITETSPSVTSTTTEKSTQTSPSTTVTSTEPTTHTYPSTTVTSSETTTQTSSSTTVTSTEPTTQTSPSTTVTSTEKITETSPSVTSTSSGTSTQTFPSTTVTSTETATQSSPSTIVTITETTTQTSPSTTVTITETTTQTSPSTTVTITETSTENSPTVTSTSRETSTQTSPRTTVTSRETTTQSSPSTTVSSTETTTQISLSTTVTSTEKITETSPSVTSTSSGTSTQTSPSTTVTSTKTSIETSPSVTSTTTETSTQTSPSTIVTSTEPTTQTSSSTTVTSTETSTETSPTVTSTSTPVTTKESSIKTSLVITSTSTETSINTSPVTRGNTTKIHVPVSYGTVNQSTDGSSYRPFATFPVSGTTNSLNSASSLPETFRTSSISTRTRSVSTTPMTTTRTTTTQTPEPITQKTTTQTPAPCQNGGTPIGNVCKCPPRFYGTFCQYVENTITIENINITIQVTVEVLNENFSSNLEVHSSIEYRTFSIRFHKQMNLVYHGIPGYQGVQIISLRPGSIIVNHRVIIQVPLSNYTNENDLGVIYNHINENIHQKNCTNDNTSEQLCFNQTLTKVYNSSTPDLTGACSHVVPVGYSQYYVALNESNVFSCVSNCSNTSKHHYDCHQGECLVVAQGPTCFCEYSDLYWYTGDRCQVVINKRGVYGGVAVGLAVLLIIIVILAIFAYRNKNRNQSHPVPDLEERWYQEEWESNVPQGFTVRNPHAVTLGGSESGGSSSSREFLRPALDKVDTSAQIKLGRPQAANL